Within the Clostridia bacterium genome, the region GCCAGCAACTCCTGCCGGCCCTTAGCCTCCCGGGCCTCGGTAAGATAGTGCACCCGGGGCTCGGCCACCTTGGAGATCTCCAACAGGTCCCGGATGCCCTTCTGCACCGTTTGGGGGGTAATGCCGTGCCGGCGGTTGTATTCCATTTGCAGCCGGCGCCGGCGTTCGGTCTCCTCTATGGCCCGGCGCATGGACTCGGTAACCGTGTCCGCGTACATGATCACCGTGCCCTCGGCGTTGCGGGCGGCGCGGCCCATGGTCTGGATCAGAGAGCGCTCGGAGCGGAGGTAGCCTTCTTTGTCCGCATCCAGTATGGCCACCAGGCCTACCTCGGGCAGGTCCAGCCCCTCCCGCAAGAGGTTGATGCCCACCAGCACGTCGAATTCTCCCAGCCGCAGGTCCCGGATAATCACCATGCGCTCCAGGGCGTTGATCTCCGAGTGCAGGTAGCGCACGCGGATGCCGGCCTCCTGCAGGTACTCGGTCAGGTCCTCGGCCATGCGCTTGGTCAGGGTGGTGACCAGCACCCGCTGCTTCTTGGCCACCCGCTTGCGGATTTCGCCTATGAGGTCGTCTATCTGGCCCCGGACCGGCCGCACGTGGATCTCCGGGTCCACCAGGCCGGTGGGCCGCACGATCTGCTCCACGATCTGCCGGCTGTGGGCGAGCTCATAAGGGCCCGGGGTGGCGGAAACGAAGACTACCTGGTTGATGCGGGCCTCGAACTCTGCGAACTTTAGAGGCCGGTTATCTAAGGCCGAGGGCAGGCGAAAGCCGTAGTCCACCAGGGTTTTCTTGCGGGAGTAGTCGCCCTCGTACATGCCGCCGATTTGGGGCACGGTGATGTGGGACTCGTCGATGAACAGCAGCATGTCCTCGGGGAAGTAGTCCAGCAGGGTGTAGGGCGGCTCCCCCGGCAGCCGGCCGGTGAGGTGGCGGGAGTAGTTCTCGATGCCCTTGCAGAAGCCTATCTCCCGCATCATTTCCAGGTCGTAGCGGGTGCGCTGCTCCAGCCTCTGGGCCTCAAGCAGCTTGCCCTGGGCACGAAGCTCGGCCAGACGCTCCTCCAGTTCCTCTTCTATGGCCGCCAGAGCCCGCTCCATCTTGTCCTGAGGAGTGACGTAGTGGCTGGCCGGGAAAACCACCGCGTGTCGAAGCGCGCACAGCACCTCGCCGGTGAGGGGGTCGAACTCCAGGATGCGCTCCACTTCGTCGTCGAAGAACTCGATCCGCAGGGCCCGCTCGCTAAAGGAAGCCGGGTAAATCTCCAGCACGTCCCCCCGCACCCGGAAGGTGCCCCGTTTGAAGTCATAATCGTTGCGGTGGTACTGGATGTCCACCAGCCGCCTTAGGACCGCGTCCCGGTCGTAGCTTTGGCCCTCCCGCAGCGAGAGCATCAGGTCGCGGTAGTCCTCCGGCGAACCCAGGCCGTAGATGCAGGACACGCTGGCCACGATGATCACGTCGCGGCGCTCGAAAAGCGCTGCCGTGGCCGAATGCCGCAGCTTGTCTATCTCCTCGTTGATGGAGGAGTCTTTCTCGATGTAGGTGTCGGTCTGGGGGATGTAGGCTTCGGGCTGGTAGTAATCGTAGTAGCTCACGAAGTACTCCACCGCGCTGTCGGGGAAGAACTCCTTGAACTCGCCGCAGAGCTGGGCGGCCAGGGTCTTGTTGGGCGCGATTACCAGGGTGGGCCGCCGCATCTCGGCGATGACGTGGGCCATGGTAAAGGTCTTGCCCGAGCCGGTGACGCCCAGAAGGGTCTGCATGCGGTAACCCTTTCTTAACCCCTCCACCAGTTGGGCAATGGCCTTGGGCTGGTCCCCCCGGGGCGCCAGATCGGTTTTCAGCACAAACCGACCCATGGCGTCACCTCCAAAGCTATTCTAGCCTCTCCGGCCTGGAAGGGCAACCCGTCCGCCTAGCTTGCCCCCTTGGAAACGAACAACACGCTCGGAAGCCCCTCAAAGTGAGAGTCGCTAGTTATGACCTGGGCTTGGTGAGCCTGGGCGGTGGCGTACACCACCGCGTCGGCCAGAGGCAGTTTCCACCGGATCGAGGTTTCGGTGGCGGCCAGGCTTAGCCGAAAGTCTAAGGGAACGATCCTGGTCTGATGCATTGCTTCTATCTGAGCCCGTGCTTCTGCTAGTTCTGCTGCCTCTTCGGGACTGATCTCTTCAAGCGGCCAGACCATGGATTCCAGGATGATCCACAGAGCCTGCACCTGCTCATCGGCTAGCCGATCAATAAGGGCTTTGACGTGTTCGCGCGGAACTTCCCCTAGTCTCACCCCAGGGCATTATAGCACGCCCTCACCCCGCCTACCACCGTCACGGGGCAGACGAACCCTTGGCTCCTTCCCGCCGTCATCAAGTCAACAGGCAGGGCCGGCTGGCTCAGCGCTCCTGCGTGGTCTCCCTACCGATTTCCTCCTGAAGGAACATGCTCAAAAGGCGCCCCTCCTCGCTTTGTCGGGACCGGGGCCGAACCACCTGGTAGGCCAGCAAGGGGAGATCTACGGGTGGGCGCAACTCTACCAGGTGGCCATGGCGGATGTCCTCTTCCACGGCGATACGGTGGGTCACCGCCGCCACTTTGGAGGTCTTCGCCGTGGCCTTCACCGCCTCCGGGTGGCTGGCCTCCAGGAGCACCTTGGGCCTTACCCCCAGGCCGTCAAAATAGGCGTCGATTACCCGGCGAACGAAGGTGTTCTCGATGGGGAGCACCAGGGGAAGCTGCTCCCAGTGGGGGGACAGGAAGGGATCGGAATCGGCCAGGGCCGGGTTGGCCACCACGGTGAGCGCCTGGGTGAACACGAAGTCCTGGATCACGTCCGGAACCGCCACCTGGGTAGGGAACACGGCGACGTCGTACCGGTGCTGGCGGAACGCGGTCATCATAGTGGCGGCGTCGGTTTCCACTATCACCCGGACGGATAGGCTGGGAAAGCGGGCCTGAAACTCGCCCAAAAGCTTGGGCAGGAGGTAGATGCCTATGGTGGTATTGCTGGCTACGGTAATGGTGCGGCCGCCCGCCTCGCCCACGGCGTTCAGGTAGCGGAGATCGGTAGTGAGCTGCTCCAGGCTGTTCAGCACTTTGGTGGCTACCTGGTACACCAGTTTTCCGGCGCCAGTCAGCTCTACTCCTTTGGTGCCGCGGTGGCGCGCGAACAGCGGATGGCCTAGCTCTTCTTCAAGAGCCTTAATCTGGGCGCTTATGGCGGGCCGCGAGATGTGCAGGTTATCGGCGGCGCGGCCAAAACTCGCAGTGCGCACAATTTCGCAGAATACGGCCAGCTGGTGCAGGGTCATGTCGGCTACCTCTACAAAGGTAACTTTTTGGTTACCGATCCCATTATAACAAATTGCAATAGACGCTTCAATATTCCTGAATTAACATCCTGTTTAAACAAGGAACTGCCATAGCGGGGCATGAGGCGGCGGACGGTCTACTCTACGGCCCAGTGCCCGGGACGGCTGCCACTTTGCTCTACCCTGCCCAGACCGGGAATGCCCGGCTTAAGAAAGAGGTGGTAGACGGTGACGCTTCACCAATTCCTGGTCTTTCTCACCGTGGTGGACGAAGGTAGTTTCTCGAATGCCGCCCGTAGGCTGAACATATCCCAGGCTGCTGTGAGCGCCCAAATCAAGGCCCTGGAGAAGGAATTGGGGCAGGTTCTGCTGGCAAGGAGGGCGGGGGTAGGTAAACCCAAGTTGACTCCGGCGGGAAGGCTGACCTACAAGGCGGCGGCCACAGTGGTCAGGGTAGTCGGTGGTCTGGCAACTCAGCTCAAGGGACTGGAGACCGGAATAACGAAGGAACTGCCGGGAGAGCGGATTGCAGTGGCGGCCGATCCCTTGGTGGGGCTGTATCTCCTTCCTCGGCTGGGCGCGGAGTTCCGCCGTTGTCATCCGGGCGTAGAGGTGCGGGTGCTGACCGATACCGACCTGGAGGCCGTCTGGGGAGTCTTGCGCCGGGGAGGATGCGACCTGGGCGTGGTTCCCGCGGACCTTTCTACCCCTGGCTGTGCCGTGGAAGGCAGCCTTAGCCTAGAGCTTGTGGCCGTGGCCAACCCGCGGTTGGTGGGCTCCGAAGGGGTCCTTGATTGGTCGCGCCTGCCCATGGTGTTGCCGTCCCGGGGAACCGCGCTGCGACAGATACTGGACGCCTACTTGGCTTCGCTGGGCATAGAGCCCCGCCTGGTGGCCGAGGTAAGTCACCCCGAAGACGCACGCAAGGCGGTGAAAGGCCGCGCCGCGGCCACGGTAACGCATGCTGTAGTAGTGGAGGAGGAACTGGCGCTAGGGGGCCTGGTTAAAGTGGAGCCTCCCGCTCCTCTTCCTGCGTACGAATACAAAGTGGTACGCCCCCGCACCCGTTTTCGAGTGCCCGTCCAGGAGTTCTGCCGGTTTCTCCGTGAGCGTTTAGGGGGCCGGTCCCTGGGGAAGGGCCCCGATACGGAAGGCTGACGGCAGCGCAAAAGGTAAGCAATCGGTTACTACTTCGTTAGAGCAAGCTGTAATAGACGCCTTAATATTCTTGCATTACAATTTATCCTGCCACGAGCGGCGGCCGGCGCTTGACCACGAGGGACCGCGGATATTAACCAGAGCCGAAGCAGGGAGGAAGCATATGGAAGTAAGGGTAAGGCAAAAGCGCATCGACGAAGATGAATTCTTGAAGATGCGGGAAAGTGTGCTCTCCTTGTGGCCTACCGGCAAGGAAGTGGACCTGGACGAGGCGGTGGAGTACCAGAAGTCCCTTCCGGACAGCAAGCGGTTTCACAAGGTGCTGGAGCGGCTGCGGGCGCAAGGAAAGACGGTGGTTTTCCCCCGGGCGGGCACGCCGCTGGTGGAAGACGAAATCGAGCTGGTTCAGGCC harbors:
- a CDS encoding PIN domain-containing protein, with the translated sequence MRLGEVPREHVKALIDRLADEQVQALWIILESMVWPLEEISPEEAAELAEARAQIEAMHQTRIVPLDFRLSLAATETSIRWKLPLADAVVYATAQAHQAQVITSDSHFEGLPSVLFVSKGAS
- the uvrB gene encoding excinuclease ABC subunit UvrB, translating into MGRFVLKTDLAPRGDQPKAIAQLVEGLRKGYRMQTLLGVTGSGKTFTMAHVIAEMRRPTLVIAPNKTLAAQLCGEFKEFFPDSAVEYFVSYYDYYQPEAYIPQTDTYIEKDSSINEEIDKLRHSATAALFERRDVIIVASVSCIYGLGSPEDYRDLMLSLREGQSYDRDAVLRRLVDIQYHRNDYDFKRGTFRVRGDVLEIYPASFSERALRIEFFDDEVERILEFDPLTGEVLCALRHAVVFPASHYVTPQDKMERALAAIEEELEERLAELRAQGKLLEAQRLEQRTRYDLEMMREIGFCKGIENYSRHLTGRLPGEPPYTLLDYFPEDMLLFIDESHITVPQIGGMYEGDYSRKKTLVDYGFRLPSALDNRPLKFAEFEARINQVVFVSATPGPYELAHSRQIVEQIVRPTGLVDPEIHVRPVRGQIDDLIGEIRKRVAKKQRVLVTTLTKRMAEDLTEYLQEAGIRVRYLHSEINALERMVIIRDLRLGEFDVLVGINLLREGLDLPEVGLVAILDADKEGYLRSERSLIQTMGRAARNAEGTVIMYADTVTESMRRAIEETERRRRLQMEYNRRHGITPQTVQKGIRDLLEISKVAEPRVHYLTEAREAKGRQELLALIKKLEQEMRQAAKNLEFERAAELRDAIIELRHQAEEAGRAQRKSGGQARRAAGGRRR
- a CDS encoding LysR family transcriptional regulator, giving the protein MTLHQLAVFCEIVRTASFGRAADNLHISRPAISAQIKALEEELGHPLFARHRGTKGVELTGAGKLVYQVATKVLNSLEQLTTDLRYLNAVGEAGGRTITVASNTTIGIYLLPKLLGEFQARFPSLSVRVIVETDAATMMTAFRQHRYDVAVFPTQVAVPDVIQDFVFTQALTVVANPALADSDPFLSPHWEQLPLVLPIENTFVRRVIDAYFDGLGVRPKVLLEASHPEAVKATAKTSKVAAVTHRIAVEEDIRHGHLVELRPPVDLPLLAYQVVRPRSRQSEEGRLLSMFLQEEIGRETTQER
- a CDS encoding LysR family transcriptional regulator gives rise to the protein MTLHQFLVFLTVVDEGSFSNAARRLNISQAAVSAQIKALEKELGQVLLARRAGVGKPKLTPAGRLTYKAAATVVRVVGGLATQLKGLETGITKELPGERIAVAADPLVGLYLLPRLGAEFRRCHPGVEVRVLTDTDLEAVWGVLRRGGCDLGVVPADLSTPGCAVEGSLSLELVAVANPRLVGSEGVLDWSRLPMVLPSRGTALRQILDAYLASLGIEPRLVAEVSHPEDARKAVKGRAAATVTHAVVVEEELALGGLVKVEPPAPLPAYEYKVVRPRTRFRVPVQEFCRFLRERLGGRSLGKGPDTEG